In one window of Deinococcus sonorensis KR-87 DNA:
- a CDS encoding ABC transporter permease, which translates to MSGQLVPATSVRGQNGWQDLLADLKQVRASLLILAALLIFNALLTPNFLSVQTLNVNLTQVATIIIVAMGMTLVIATGGVDLSVGSLMAISGVLAPLIFLNAGLPGGVGVALAFVVPVLVTAGFGLLNGVFITRLRLQPIVATLVLYIAGRGIAQVITNGQLQSFDNPAFGYIGLGRPLGIPFQVLLMLVIVAITYWLVKRTVFGRFVLAVGGNETAARLAGVPTARVKLLVYSFSGLLAGVAGLIVIAINRSSDANQVGQNMELDAIAAVAVGGTLLSGGRAQVLGTVCGALIIQLIRYTLLAKGVPDAAALVVKAAIIVAAVALQQRRRRE; encoded by the coding sequence ATGAGCGGGCAGCTGGTGCCCGCCACGTCGGTGCGCGGCCAGAACGGCTGGCAGGACCTGCTGGCCGACCTGAAGCAGGTGCGCGCCAGCCTGCTGATCCTGGCCGCGCTGCTGATCTTCAATGCCCTGCTCACGCCCAACTTCCTGAGCGTGCAGACGCTCAACGTGAACCTCACGCAGGTGGCGACCATCATCATCGTGGCGATGGGCATGACGCTGGTGATCGCCACCGGGGGCGTGGACCTGTCGGTCGGCTCGCTGATGGCCATCAGCGGCGTGCTGGCCCCGCTGATCTTCCTGAATGCGGGGTTGCCCGGCGGCGTGGGGGTCGCGCTGGCCTTCGTGGTGCCGGTGCTGGTCACGGCCGGGTTCGGGCTGCTCAACGGGGTGTTCATCACCCGGCTGCGGTTGCAGCCGATCGTGGCCACCCTGGTGCTGTACATCGCGGGGCGCGGCATCGCGCAGGTGATCACCAACGGTCAGCTGCAGAGTTTCGACAACCCGGCCTTCGGGTACATCGGCCTCGGGCGCCCGCTGGGGATTCCGTTTCAGGTGCTGCTGATGCTGGTGATCGTGGCCATCACGTACTGGCTGGTGAAGCGCACGGTCTTCGGGCGTTTCGTGCTGGCGGTAGGCGGCAACGAGACGGCCGCCCGGCTGGCCGGCGTGCCCACCGCGCGCGTCAAGCTGCTGGTGTACAGCTTCAGTGGCCTGCTGGCCGGCGTGGCGGGCCTGATCGTGATCGCCATCAACCGCAGCAGCGACGCCAACCAGGTGGGCCAGAACATGGAGCTTGACGCCATCGCCGCCGTCGCGGTAGGCGGCACCCTGCTCAGCGGCGGGCGTGCGCAGGTGCTCGGCACCGTGTGCGGCGCCCTGATCATCCAGCTGATCCGCTACACCCTGCTCGCCAAGGGCGTCCCGGACGCCGCCGCCCTGGTGGTCAAGGCCGCCATCATCGTCGCTGCCGTGGCCCTGCAGCAGCGACGAAGGAGAGAATGA
- a CDS encoding ABC transporter permease — protein MLSTAVKNQSRLLTRVSQFGVLAALVLLIIFGALRYTGFMSEYNFSTFLRYNSMFGLVSLGMCFVILTGGIDLSVGSVVALASVVAALLSPYGALTAVLGAMAAGALIGLINGLIITRLNIQPFITTLATLLGARGLALLLANNQGGVGVDPNNAAFTWLGQGNLLHLPVPGVMMIVAFVAGSVLLSLTPFGRHALAVGGGEDASKLMGLPVNRIKVTVYVLSGALAGLAGLILASQLGAGQPTEGVGWELSAIAGVVVGGTLLTGGTGSVWSTLVGAMLLGLIFNILNFENGKGVISLSPYWQSVIRGAFLLLVVLLQTRLGRRSDRS, from the coding sequence ATGCTGTCCACTGCCGTCAAGAACCAGAGCCGCCTGTTGACCCGCGTGAGCCAGTTCGGGGTGCTGGCAGCCCTGGTGCTGCTGATCATCTTCGGGGCGCTGCGCTACACCGGCTTTATGAGCGAGTACAACTTCTCCACCTTCCTGCGCTACAACTCGATGTTCGGGCTGGTGTCGCTGGGCATGTGCTTCGTGATCCTCACTGGCGGCATTGACCTGTCGGTGGGCAGCGTGGTGGCGCTCGCCAGCGTGGTGGCGGCCCTGCTCAGTCCGTACGGCGCGCTGACCGCCGTGCTAGGGGCCATGGCGGCCGGCGCGCTGATCGGCCTGATCAACGGCCTGATCATCACCCGGCTGAACATCCAGCCGTTCATCACCACGCTGGCCACGCTGCTGGGGGCGCGCGGCCTGGCGCTGCTGCTCGCCAACAACCAGGGCGGCGTGGGCGTGGATCCGAATAACGCCGCTTTCACCTGGCTGGGCCAGGGCAACCTGCTGCATCTGCCGGTGCCGGGCGTGATGATGATCGTGGCGTTCGTGGCGGGCAGCGTGCTGCTGAGCCTCACACCGTTCGGCCGGCATGCCCTGGCGGTGGGCGGCGGCGAGGACGCCTCCAAGCTGATGGGCCTGCCGGTCAACCGCATCAAGGTGACCGTGTATGTGCTCTCGGGCGCGCTGGCGGGGCTGGCTGGCCTGATTCTGGCCTCGCAGCTGGGCGCGGGCCAGCCGACCGAAGGTGTGGGCTGGGAGCTGTCGGCCATCGCCGGGGTGGTGGTGGGCGGCACGCTGCTGACCGGCGGTACCGGCAGCGTGTGGTCCACCCTGGTGGGGGCCATGCTGCTGGGCCTGATCTTCAACATCCTCAACTTCGAGAACGGCAAGGGCGTGATCTCGCTGTCGCCGTACTGGCAGAGTGTGATCCGGGGGGCCTTCCTGCTGCTGGTGGTGCTGCTGCAGACCCGGCTGGGCCGCCGGTCTGACCGGTCCTGA
- a CDS encoding vWA domain-containing protein, whose product MTFVWPWALALLLLLPALWWGYRRALPGQASSAALHPDLRLIAGAAAGGRPLRRHLPAALYLLAVALALVALARPTVRLPLPLPRVAIVLALDLSLSMDAQDIAPSRFAAAQSAARDFVRDLPAGVRVGLVTFGSYAELNAPLTTDHAAVIRIIDALTLGHSTAIGEGLLTSLHALTDGGVAPGPGLASIVLLSDGRSNTGAEPLDAARQVLRRGIQVNSVGLGTQGGLNVPGGFVVGFDAETLHQVATMTGGHYYEARSASQLRSVYRRLARALAWRIEPREVSGLVSALAAVLLLASLALAQGQRRVL is encoded by the coding sequence ATGACCTTCGTGTGGCCCTGGGCGCTGGCATTGCTTCTGCTGTTGCCGGCCCTGTGGTGGGGGTACCGGCGGGCCCTGCCGGGGCAGGCCAGCAGCGCGGCGCTGCACCCGGACCTGCGGCTGATCGCGGGCGCCGCCGCTGGGGGACGCCCGCTGCGCCGTCACCTCCCCGCCGCGCTGTACCTGCTGGCCGTGGCGCTGGCGCTGGTGGCGCTGGCCCGCCCCACGGTCCGGCTGCCGCTGCCGCTGCCCCGCGTGGCCATCGTGCTGGCCCTGGACCTCTCCCTGTCGATGGACGCCCAGGACATCGCCCCCAGCCGCTTCGCCGCCGCCCAGAGCGCCGCCCGCGACTTCGTGCGCGACCTGCCGGCTGGGGTCCGGGTGGGGCTGGTGACCTTCGGCAGCTACGCGGAGCTGAACGCGCCGCTGACCACCGACCATGCCGCCGTGATCCGCATCATCGACGCGCTCACGCTGGGCCACAGCACCGCCATCGGAGAGGGCCTGCTGACCTCGCTCCACGCCCTGACCGATGGAGGCGTGGCCCCGGGACCGGGGCTGGCGTCCATCGTGCTGCTCTCGGACGGGCGCAGCAATACCGGCGCGGAACCGCTGGACGCGGCCCGGCAGGTGCTGCGGCGCGGCATCCAGGTGAACAGCGTCGGGCTGGGCACCCAGGGCGGCCTGAATGTGCCGGGCGGCTTCGTGGTCGGATTCGACGCCGAGACGCTCCATCAGGTGGCGACCATGACCGGCGGCCACTACTACGAAGCCCGGTCGGCCAGCCAGCTGCGATCGGTGTACCGCCGCCTGGCCCGCGCGCTGGCCTGGCGCATCGAGCCGCGCGAGGTGTCCGGCCTGGTCTCGGCGCTCGCCGCGGTGCTGCTGCTGGCGAGCCTGGCCCTGGCTCAAGGGCAGCGGCGCGTACTGTAG
- a CDS encoding xanthine dehydrogenase family protein molybdopterin-binding subunit: MNETTHLGKRRRIIDGYEKVTGTAHYTADLSLAGMLHARPVLSLYPHARIRSIDAEAARAMPGVVAVLTGPDLNRGRVAHSRPSMLLAEDVVVFAGQPVAVVVATSEAKAADAASLLDIDYEVLEHVEDAEQALQDEVFVWPQGVPVAGGSMASLHGGDAGERGEAKISNIDQSRVFERGDVQAALAQAHAVVERRYTNAWVHQSYMEPHAVVAQPGGRPGQVTVYTSTQGQYAVRSEVARTLGLRERDVRIEPMTVGGGFGAKYGIIDSLVAAVALQVRRPVRMVLSRSEDMLTTMPAPGTRIQVKLGADAEGQLVALDVQVVIENGAFSFGHAGIIATMIGGMYRCANVRIQTQEVLTHRAPTGAYRAPGVPQALFALESSIDELARTLGQDPLDLRYQNAVGAGDLTGTGQPWPDIGFKACLEQARAHPIWRKRGERPNEGVGVAAGGWPGAFSPAGAVCRVDTDGTVRLHVGSVDISGVHSSMVLIAAETLGVDPDTVEIVQGTTDSGPFAPASGGSQITISLSGAVLEASTQVRNQLLDLAAGHFEAHREDVELVEGQARVKGVPGNTIGIGQLAQLSQRQAGGPGPVVAEGRAAIKAGAPGFTVQFVRVHVDPDTALVTPLEAVSIQDVGYALNPLLVEGQMHGGTAQGLSMGMYEGLHFAGGTLTNPNYLEYVFPRASDLPPIEAIIVEHPSEHGPFGARIVGEPPITAGAAAVANAVRDAAGVRVTELPVTSEALWRLMQDRN, encoded by the coding sequence ATGAACGAGACGACCCACCTCGGCAAGCGCCGCAGGATCATTGACGGCTACGAGAAGGTCACCGGGACGGCCCACTACACGGCCGACCTGTCGCTGGCCGGCATGCTGCACGCCCGTCCCGTGCTGTCGCTGTACCCGCACGCCCGTATCCGCAGCATCGACGCGGAGGCGGCCCGGGCCATGCCCGGCGTCGTCGCGGTGCTGACCGGACCGGACCTCAACCGGGGGCGGGTCGCCCACTCGCGCCCCAGCATGCTGCTGGCCGAGGACGTGGTGGTCTTCGCCGGTCAGCCGGTCGCGGTGGTGGTCGCCACCAGCGAGGCGAAGGCCGCGGACGCCGCCTCGCTGCTCGACATCGACTATGAGGTGCTGGAGCACGTCGAGGACGCCGAGCAGGCGCTGCAGGACGAGGTGTTCGTGTGGCCGCAGGGGGTGCCGGTGGCCGGCGGGAGCATGGCCAGCCTGCACGGCGGCGACGCTGGCGAGCGCGGGGAGGCGAAGATCTCCAACATCGACCAGAGCCGCGTGTTTGAACGCGGAGACGTGCAGGCCGCGCTGGCGCAGGCGCACGCGGTGGTGGAGCGCCGCTACACCAATGCCTGGGTGCACCAGTCGTACATGGAGCCGCATGCGGTGGTGGCCCAGCCGGGCGGCCGGCCCGGGCAGGTCACGGTCTACACCAGCACCCAGGGGCAGTACGCGGTGCGCAGCGAGGTGGCCCGCACGCTGGGGCTGCGGGAGCGCGACGTGCGCATCGAGCCGATGACGGTGGGCGGGGGCTTCGGGGCCAAGTACGGCATCATCGACAGTCTGGTGGCGGCGGTGGCGCTGCAGGTGCGTCGCCCGGTGCGGATGGTGCTCTCACGCTCCGAGGACATGCTGACCACCATGCCCGCGCCCGGCACGCGCATCCAGGTGAAACTGGGGGCCGACGCGGAAGGGCAGCTTGTCGCGCTCGACGTGCAGGTGGTCATCGAGAACGGGGCGTTCAGCTTCGGGCACGCCGGCATCATCGCCACCATGATCGGCGGGATGTACCGCTGCGCGAACGTCCGCATCCAGACGCAGGAGGTGCTGACCCACCGCGCCCCGACTGGCGCCTACCGGGCACCCGGCGTGCCGCAGGCGCTGTTCGCGCTGGAATCGAGCATTGACGAGCTGGCGCGGACCCTGGGCCAGGACCCGCTGGACCTGCGCTACCAGAACGCCGTCGGGGCCGGTGACCTGACCGGCACCGGGCAGCCCTGGCCCGACATCGGCTTCAAAGCCTGCCTGGAGCAGGCGCGCGCCCACCCGATCTGGCGCAAGCGTGGCGAGCGGCCCAACGAAGGCGTGGGCGTGGCGGCCGGCGGCTGGCCCGGCGCCTTCTCGCCGGCCGGGGCGGTGTGCCGGGTGGACACCGACGGCACCGTCCGCCTGCACGTGGGCAGCGTGGACATCAGCGGCGTGCACAGCTCCATGGTGCTGATCGCCGCCGAGACGCTGGGGGTGGACCCGGACACGGTGGAGATCGTGCAGGGCACCACCGACAGCGGCCCCTTCGCGCCCGCGTCGGGCGGCTCCCAGATCACCATCAGCCTCTCCGGGGCGGTGCTGGAGGCCAGCACCCAGGTGCGCAATCAGCTGCTCGACCTGGCCGCCGGGCACTTCGAGGCGCACCGCGAGGACGTGGAGCTGGTCGAGGGTCAGGCGCGGGTGAAGGGCGTGCCGGGCAACACCATCGGCATCGGTCAGCTGGCGCAGCTGAGCCAGCGGCAGGCGGGCGGCCCCGGCCCGGTGGTGGCCGAGGGCCGCGCCGCGATCAAGGCGGGCGCGCCGGGCTTCACGGTGCAGTTCGTCCGGGTGCATGTGGACCCGGACACCGCGCTGGTGACGCCGCTGGAAGCGGTCTCGATCCAGGACGTGGGCTACGCGCTCAACCCGCTGCTGGTCGAGGGGCAGATGCACGGCGGCACCGCGCAGGGCCTGAGCATGGGCATGTACGAGGGCCTGCACTTCGCGGGCGGCACCCTGACCAACCCGAATTACCTGGAGTACGTGTTCCCCCGCGCCAGCGACCTGCCGCCCATCGAGGCGATCATCGTCGAGCACCCATCCGAGCACGGGCCGTTCGGCGCGCGCATCGTGGGAGAGCCGCCGATCACGGCCGGGGCCGCCGCCGTGGCCAATGCGGTCCGGGACGCGGCCGGTGTCCGCGTGACCGAGCTGCCGGTCACGTCAGAGGCGCTGTGGCGGCTGATGCAAGACCGCAACTGA
- a CDS encoding alpha/beta fold hydrolase, with protein MNRLMITTLALAATTALAGGAQGNRQEGMLSVNGAQIHYVSQGTGTAMLLLHGYPLSGELFARNRDALSQAGYRVITVDHRGYGQSTAPAGAPGDLQTYAADALGVLDQLGVQNAIIGGMSMGGPIAFEMYRTAPQRFRGLILIDTIANPAGIVEQHIWKGMAQKASTYGPQSLAPELLKDMLTGQTRMNRPGDAQALTGIVKQASVAADVAGAMVLANRPDSVPTLKTITVPTLILEGLEDTVYPPEFSMKMQQNIAGSRLVIIPGAAHAAIYEKADLANRAILDWARANNLR; from the coding sequence ATGAACAGACTGATGATCACCACGCTGGCCCTGGCGGCCACGACAGCCCTGGCGGGCGGAGCGCAGGGCAACCGGCAGGAAGGCATGTTGAGCGTCAACGGCGCGCAGATTCACTACGTGTCGCAGGGCACCGGCACGGCGATGCTGCTGCTGCACGGCTACCCGCTGAGCGGTGAGCTGTTCGCCCGCAACCGGGACGCGCTGTCGCAGGCCGGGTACCGCGTGATCACTGTGGATCACCGCGGCTACGGGCAGAGCACGGCGCCCGCAGGCGCGCCCGGCGACCTCCAGACCTACGCGGCCGACGCGCTGGGCGTGCTGGATCAGCTGGGTGTCCAGAACGCCATCATCGGCGGCATGAGCATGGGCGGCCCCATCGCCTTCGAGATGTACCGCACCGCACCGCAGCGCTTCCGGGGCCTGATCCTGATCGACACCATCGCCAACCCGGCGGGCATCGTGGAGCAGCACATCTGGAAGGGCATGGCGCAGAAAGCCAGCACCTACGGGCCGCAGTCGCTGGCCCCGGAACTGCTCAAGGACATGCTCACCGGCCAGACCCGCATGAACCGCCCCGGCGACGCCCAGGCGCTGACCGGCATCGTAAAGCAGGCGTCGGTGGCCGCCGACGTGGCGGGGGCCATGGTGCTGGCCAACCGGCCGGATTCCGTGCCCACCCTGAAGACCATCACCGTGCCGACCCTGATCCTGGAGGGCCTGGAAGACACGGTCTACCCGCCGGAATTCAGCATGAAGATGCAGCAGAACATCGCCGGGAGCCGGCTGGTCATCATTCCCGGCGCGGCCCACGCCGCCATCTACGAGAAGGCCGATCTGGCCAATCGGGCCATCCTCGACTGGGCGCGCGCCAACAACCTGCGGTGA
- a CDS encoding TetR/AcrR family transcriptional regulator, with product MRSKRDQIIAAALNRYREAGLGGSTLKDVAEASGVPLGNLYYYFRTKDELVVAVLEACEQELLTLLGELAPLPPRAWLERYFEWLLQDPAAAARLGCPFGSLAAELRALGDPAAPRAAAMVQRYYDAVRAQGAALSGGPGAIEELFMAVQGTYVVARILGNPPLFQAQIGQLRERFLGRA from the coding sequence ATGCGGAGCAAACGAGACCAGATCATCGCAGCGGCCCTGAACCGCTACCGGGAGGCCGGGCTGGGCGGCAGCACCCTCAAGGACGTGGCGGAAGCGTCCGGCGTGCCGCTCGGCAACCTGTACTATTACTTCAGGACGAAAGACGAGCTGGTGGTGGCCGTGCTGGAGGCCTGCGAGCAGGAACTGCTGACCCTGCTGGGAGAGCTGGCCCCACTGCCGCCACGCGCGTGGCTGGAGCGGTACTTCGAGTGGCTGCTGCAGGACCCGGCGGCGGCCGCCCGGCTCGGCTGTCCGTTCGGCAGCCTCGCGGCAGAGCTGCGCGCCCTGGGCGACCCGGCCGCGCCGCGCGCCGCCGCGATGGTGCAGCGGTACTACGACGCGGTACGGGCGCAGGGTGCGGCCCTGAGCGGCGGCCCCGGCGCGATTGAGGAGCTGTTCATGGCCGTGCAGGGCACCTACGTGGTGGCCCGGATTCTCGGCAACCCCCCGCTGTTCCAGGCGCAGATCGGCCAGCTCCGCGAGCGCTTCCTCGGCCGGGCCTGA
- a CDS encoding ATP-binding protein, whose protein sequence is MTVEVEELRQQLNHYREIIDASPNCIKVLDLDGRLLDMNEGGRSVMEVQDFERCRFLPWQDFWTGKARLQVEHALERARAGLSTTFEGPAATMGGTVKWWEVSVSPVVDTQGQVRQLIAISRDMTARRATQHALEQLNATLEERVEQRTSELETERSALDAFVAFAERSASTTDVHDLAGQAVEVLRATLGEVSVAYYDLEGDLWKARVWSSDFAPEVMEVLARGIPTTAPSYAEALETREAVFVAGWDAKREHVASTEAYGAGAFYPCYVNQQPQGLLAMGIQRAGDWSDRERAVFRSVGRSLVLALERAETNRRTAEQNSELEARSNALVAFESLSYHLTVRSDAPTLIRRALEIVLALLPPGFAAYWQPVGNLWRLMAQVGTAGTPALQQLMEAGLPVGTTPSLDIPYQTRQPFFQDIYDKALDVSVAMVDHLETVATLPVMLNGQVAGILNVPLFEHRPWSAADKAVLLTTARSLGLALEGVQSVEQLERERSKLEVANEELEAFAYSVSHDLRTPLRHIKGFAQLAAKVLKQPAPNLAKVEEYLGVVNDGADRMDGLINSMLDLSRTGWTELRTERVNLTELVEQARLELEADTQARPIEWQVSGLPVVRGDRASLQQVLTNLLSNAVKFTRHTAHPTIEVRAEARPDEWIIRVQDNGAGFDPQYAGKLFGVFQRLHAQRDFPGTGVGLATVRRIVVRHGGRVFADGRPGQGATFGFTLPRERSG, encoded by the coding sequence ATGACCGTGGAGGTCGAGGAGCTCCGGCAGCAGCTCAACCACTACCGCGAGATCATTGACGCCAGTCCCAACTGCATCAAGGTGCTGGATCTGGACGGTCGCCTGCTCGACATGAACGAGGGCGGCCGGAGCGTGATGGAGGTGCAGGACTTCGAGCGCTGCCGCTTTCTCCCGTGGCAGGACTTCTGGACCGGCAAGGCGCGGCTGCAGGTGGAACACGCCCTGGAGCGGGCGCGCGCCGGGCTGTCCACCACCTTCGAGGGCCCCGCGGCGACCATGGGCGGCACCGTGAAGTGGTGGGAGGTCAGCGTGTCCCCGGTGGTCGACACGCAGGGCCAGGTGCGACAGCTGATCGCCATCTCGCGCGACATGACCGCCCGGCGGGCCACCCAGCACGCCCTGGAACAGCTGAACGCGACGCTGGAGGAGCGGGTGGAGCAGCGCACCTCCGAACTGGAGACCGAACGCTCGGCGCTGGACGCGTTCGTGGCGTTCGCGGAGCGCTCGGCCAGCACCACGGACGTGCATGACCTGGCCGGTCAGGCGGTGGAGGTGCTGCGCGCCACCCTGGGTGAGGTCAGCGTCGCCTACTACGACCTGGAGGGCGACCTGTGGAAGGCGCGGGTCTGGTCCAGCGATTTTGCCCCGGAGGTGATGGAGGTGCTGGCACGCGGCATTCCAACCACGGCGCCGAGTTATGCCGAGGCGCTGGAGACCCGGGAGGCCGTGTTCGTGGCCGGGTGGGACGCGAAGCGCGAGCATGTGGCCAGCACCGAGGCCTACGGCGCGGGGGCCTTCTACCCGTGCTATGTGAACCAGCAGCCTCAGGGCCTGCTGGCCATGGGTATCCAGCGTGCCGGAGACTGGTCGGACCGGGAGCGGGCGGTGTTCCGGTCGGTGGGCCGGAGTCTGGTGCTGGCACTGGAACGCGCCGAAACGAACCGCAGAACGGCCGAGCAGAACAGTGAGCTGGAAGCGCGCAGCAACGCGCTGGTCGCCTTCGAAAGCCTCAGCTACCACCTCACCGTCCGCAGCGACGCCCCCACCCTGATCCGGCGGGCGCTGGAGATCGTGCTGGCCCTGTTGCCGCCCGGCTTCGCCGCCTACTGGCAGCCGGTGGGGAACCTATGGCGGCTGATGGCCCAGGTGGGGACCGCCGGCACCCCGGCCCTGCAGCAGCTGATGGAAGCGGGCCTGCCGGTGGGCACGACCCCTTCACTGGACATCCCGTATCAGACCCGGCAGCCGTTCTTCCAGGACATCTACGACAAGGCGCTGGACGTGTCGGTGGCGATGGTGGACCACTTGGAAACGGTGGCGACCCTGCCGGTGATGCTCAACGGTCAGGTCGCCGGCATCCTGAATGTGCCGCTGTTCGAGCACCGACCCTGGAGTGCAGCCGACAAGGCGGTGCTGCTGACCACCGCCCGCAGCCTGGGGCTGGCCCTGGAGGGCGTACAGAGCGTGGAGCAGCTGGAACGGGAACGCAGCAAGCTGGAGGTGGCCAACGAGGAACTCGAAGCGTTCGCCTACAGCGTGTCGCATGACCTGCGCACGCCGCTGCGGCACATCAAGGGCTTCGCTCAGCTGGCGGCGAAGGTGTTGAAGCAGCCGGCGCCCAACCTGGCGAAGGTCGAGGAGTATCTGGGGGTCGTGAACGACGGCGCCGACCGGATGGACGGCCTGATCAACTCGATGCTGGACCTGTCGCGCACCGGCTGGACCGAACTGCGGACCGAGCGGGTGAACCTCACTGAGCTGGTGGAACAGGCCCGGCTGGAACTGGAGGCGGACACCCAGGCCCGCCCGATCGAGTGGCAGGTCTCTGGGCTGCCGGTGGTGCGGGGCGACCGGGCCAGCCTGCAGCAGGTGCTGACCAATCTGCTCAGCAACGCGGTCAAGTTCACCCGCCACACCGCGCACCCCACCATTGAGGTCCGGGCCGAGGCCCGGCCGGACGAGTGGATCATCCGGGTGCAGGACAACGGCGCGGGGTTTGATCCTCAGTACGCCGGGAAGCTGTTCGGCGTGTTCCAGCGGCTGCACGCCCAGCGCGACTTTCCCGGCACCGGGGTGGGGCTGGCCACGGTGCGGCGCATCGTGGTGCGGCACGGCGGGCGGGTGTTTGCCGATGGGCGACCGGGACAGGGGGCGACCTTCGGGTTCACCCTGCCGCGTGAACGCAGCGGCTGA
- a CDS encoding YdeI/OmpD-associated family protein, with product MPAEIIQQLGAGKKPAVHVTVNGHRYRSTVAVRGEHFMIPVSAEHRQAAGLKAGDALSVTLDLDAEPREVSVPDDLQAALLGHEAARQRFEQLSYSQKRQHTLAVEGARTAETRARRVAKAIETLAEGR from the coding sequence GTGCCTGCCGAGATCATCCAGCAGCTCGGGGCCGGCAAGAAGCCGGCGGTCCACGTCACCGTGAACGGCCACCGGTACCGCAGCACCGTGGCCGTGCGGGGCGAGCACTTCATGATCCCAGTCAGCGCGGAGCACCGTCAGGCGGCCGGTCTGAAGGCCGGTGACGCGTTGAGCGTCACGCTGGACCTCGATGCTGAGCCGCGCGAGGTCAGCGTACCGGATGATCTCCAGGCCGCCCTGCTGGGCCACGAGGCGGCCCGCCAGCGTTTCGAACAGCTGTCGTACAGCCAGAAGCGCCAGCACACCCTCGCGGTTGAGGGGGCCAGGACAGCGGAAACGCGTGCCCGGCGGGTGGCCAAAGCCATCGAGACGCTGGCGGAAGGCCGCTGA
- a CDS encoding IclR family transcriptional regulator, translating into MSTLDKAALILRAFSSQQPEWGSRALAVQLGLPRATAQFYLSGLARAGFLRRTPAGQYRLSWQLAEYGAQLTLGLPWFPRARNALAEVAQATAGLGFLCVLEEDRVICINRALGDPGADHAQVQTDVTLPANATAAGKLLYAHAALPVPEFARYTASTITTPDEWHGALARVRQDGYAHAIEEWVPGQCAVGVPLWWDGAVVAAFGVQLPTARFLARERRVLARVQQAARPFAPPA; encoded by the coding sequence ATGTCCACGCTCGACAAGGCCGCCCTGATCCTGCGCGCGTTCAGCTCGCAGCAGCCGGAATGGGGGTCGCGGGCGCTGGCCGTCCAGTTGGGTCTCCCGCGCGCCACGGCGCAGTTCTACCTGTCGGGGCTGGCGCGGGCCGGGTTCCTGCGGCGCACTCCGGCGGGCCAGTACCGCCTGAGCTGGCAGCTGGCCGAGTACGGGGCGCAGCTGACGTTGGGCCTGCCATGGTTCCCGCGTGCCCGCAACGCGCTGGCCGAGGTGGCGCAGGCGACAGCCGGACTGGGCTTCCTGTGCGTGCTGGAGGAGGACCGGGTCATCTGCATCAACCGCGCCCTGGGTGACCCGGGCGCGGACCATGCCCAGGTGCAGACCGACGTGACGCTGCCGGCCAATGCCACCGCCGCCGGGAAACTGCTGTACGCGCACGCTGCGCTGCCCGTCCCAGAGTTCGCCCGCTACACCGCGAGCACCATCACCACTCCGGACGAGTGGCACGGCGCGCTGGCCCGCGTGCGGCAGGACGGGTACGCGCACGCCATCGAGGAATGGGTGCCGGGCCAGTGCGCGGTGGGGGTGCCGCTGTGGTGGGACGGGGCGGTGGTGGCGGCCTTCGGGGTGCAGCTGCCCACTGCCCGCTTTCTGGCGCGAGAGCGCCGGGTGCTGGCCCGGGTGCAGCAGGCGGCCCGGCCGTTCGCCCCGCCGGCATAA